Proteins encoded together in one Candidatus Azobacteroides pseudotrichonymphae genomovar. CFP2 window:
- a CDS encoding recombinase family protein, translated as MNVVYLRVSTCHQDVSNQMMGIEKYMEEHQMTIDRVIEETVSGKIKARDRKLASVMDELKKGDTLIVSEVSRIGRNMMDVISNINMLCNEKGCNFIAVKQNYYFKTNDLNSKVMLFAHTIAAEIERDLNCARTRESYLRVKAESNGDFVWGRPKDSGKKLVINPYLSIDDIARQNNVHRRTVTRYVRRYCRDLCYTQGSPYLTLAQC; from the coding sequence ATGAATGTTGTGTATCTAAGAGTAAGTACTTGCCATCAGGATGTAAGTAATCAGATGATGGGGATAGAGAAGTACATGGAAGAACATCAAATGACGATTGACCGTGTAATCGAAGAAACTGTTTCAGGGAAAATAAAGGCAAGGGATAGAAAACTTGCTTCTGTTATGGACGAACTTAAAAAGGGTGATACCTTGATTGTAAGCGAAGTATCACGCATTGGACGCAACATGATGGATGTAATTAGTAACATCAATATGCTCTGCAATGAGAAAGGATGTAATTTTATTGCAGTCAAACAGAACTATTATTTCAAGACAAATGATCTCAACAGTAAGGTCATGCTATTTGCCCATACCATAGCAGCCGAGATTGAGAGAGATTTAAACTGTGCTAGAACCAGAGAATCTTATTTGAGGGTTAAGGCAGAAAGCAATGGAGATTTTGTTTGGGGGAGACCAAAAGATTCAGGGAAAAAACTGGTAATTAATCCTTATCTATCTATTGACGATATAGCCAGACAGAACAATGTACACAGGCGGACTGTTACTCGTTATGTGAGAAGGTACTG